One Archangium violaceum genomic window, GGTGGCCCGGAAGAGCGTCGAACGATGGCTGGCATGGAGCTGCTGATGAAGGGTGTACCCCGCCCGGTGTGCCACGGCTTCTCCTTCGTGCTCCAACCTCTGCCCATTCGCTGGGGGGCCAGCTGAATGTGGCATGACCCGTTCGTCGCGGCAAAGCCTCGCATGCTCCCTGCCCGGCCGCTGTGACGGACGTCACAGCCCGGGAGAATCACGTGGTCTCACGCGCTCGCCCCGGCATGACGGCTCGGCGGATGTCCGGCCCTCGGCCCAGGTGCGCCTGTCCGTGTATGGGGCGCTCCGAGGACACCTCAGGCCAGCGCGTTCTCGAGCTGGGCCACGAGCATCAGCATCGCGGTGCGCTCCCCGTCGGCGAGGCGTCCCTTTCCATCGCACCGGCGCAGGAGCCCCTCCGCCGTCTGGCGAGCCGTGGAGGCCAGGGGCGATACCTGCTCGAGCGTCTGGGTGAGCGCGATGAGGCCGCGCAACGTCGATGCGTCGTCACGAACCCCCGGGAGGAATCGGACGCTCGGTTCCGGTCGGGCGCACGCCTCGCGGACGAGCCGCTCCAACCACCGCGCCGTGGCGTGGATCTTGGCGTAGTCGAGCTTGTCCGGCGTGTCCTCGGGCGTGTCTCGGCCCTGGCCAGCCGGTCCACCAACGCGCCGGTTCCCTCGCTCCGCTCCGCCCCGAGAGCGAACACCGACTGGCGCACCTCGCCCGGCACCTCGTCGGGTCCCAACGCGTGGCCGACCAGGTCCATGCACACCATCAAGTCGATCGTGTCGAGGGGAACGGTGGGGTGGAGGGCGAAATGCTCCGAGCCCATGGCCTCCGAGAGGAAGTACGGCGGCTCCTCTCCATCGAAGGCGGCGAAGAGGACGCCTCGATCCCTGGGCGCGTCCTGCCGCAGCGCCCGGGCCACCTCCAGGAGGATTCCCACGGCCGCCGCGTTGTCGTCCGCGCCGCGGTAGATGCTCCGGCCCGAGTGGCCCACGTGGTCATGGTGGGCCCCGACGAGCACCCATCACTCCCGGTCGCCCGGCAGCGAAGCGAGCACGTTGGCTCCGGAGCAGCCAGGGACGGGTTGCTCCACGGGCGAGAGTCCTGCCTCCTCGAAGGACTCCTTCACGAGGGCTCGGGCCGCCAGTCCTCCCGCGCTCCCAGGCGCCCGGCCGGCACATGAGTCCGAACAGAGGCTCTCGATGAAGGACTCGATCGTCTTCATGAGGTGAAAACCTGATGGCCCGGGTGTCCAGCGGCAGGCGGGGTGCCCGGGTGGGGGATCAGACGAATCGCCGCCTGCTTCCCTGAGAGGTTGAAGATCGAATCAGACCGTCAAGGTCTTGCATTCGAGGCGGCGGGCACCGCGAGCTCAATGTAGGGCGGTACGGGTGATTCGCAGGGGTCCGTGCGAAACTGCATCATCCGGAACTTGAAGTCGTACGTCACCTCGATGGGCTGGCCCTGCTGCTCCACGGGCGTGAAGCGCATCTTCGACAGGGCACGGAGGATGGCTTCGTCCATGAAGGGGAGGGACTTGAGCACGCAGCACTCCCGGGGCTCGCCCTCGCGGGTGAGGCGGCACCGGGCGGTGAAGAGGCCCTGGATGCGCGCCTCGACAGCCTCCCGTGTCCAGGGAGGCATGGCCCCGGAAAGCAGCCTGGGTGGGGTCATGTCCTGCTCGAAAGGTCTGCCAGCCATCCCCTCGCGCTGGGCGGAGCAGCGGCTCACGTCGATGGGGTGCGTGCGCCGCTCCTCCTCTTCAGGAAGCAGGTAGGCGGCGCGCCAGCCCGCGGGGGTGAGCTGGAATGCCAGCTCATACTCGCGGGTGACGGTGTCGGGGTGACGCAGGGTCCAGCGCACCAGGGCCGCCATGCGCCGCGTTGGCGTCTGGGGAGCGATCACCTCGGGCGTCAGCAGGGAGGGGTCCTCCCAGCGGGGTCGGCTCTCCCGGATGGAGGCCGTGGCCCGTTGTCCCTGACGCCACACGCTGACCTGGCACTGGGCGAAGTGGGCCAGCACCTTGTGAAGGCCGTGGGTGTCGAGCTCCGTGAGCGGTACCCGGGGTGGGTGACGTTGGACGAAGTCGAGGTCCTCCTGCCGGATGAACTCGGAGGGTGAGGCGGCCTTTGGGAGACGCGAGAGCACCGGCCATGGGAGGAGCTGGTGGCGGCAGAGGAACTCCGCCTTCTGTCGTATCTCCTTCATCGCCCGCTGCTGCTCCCGTACCTCGTAGGCGGAGGGGCCTGTCGTGCAGACAGGCTCACCGGCATGCACGGTGGACGGAGCGCACACCCCGAGGAGCAAGGACACCAGGACGCGCGGGGCTGACCAGGGCAGGGAACGAGGCATGAGGGACCCGCTGCCAACACTAGCGCAAGAAGAATTGCCGTGCCCGGCGCGTCGGAGCGCATAGGCTCCACGCCCCCATGAGCTTCGACGACATTTCCATCGAGTCCGCCCGCATCACCTTCTGGGGTTCGCGCACCGCGTTGGAGGTCCGTAGCCCCCTTCCTGGCGTCCTCCGGCTGCGCCACCTCCCGAGCCTCGGCCACCGGGAGCTCGGTCCTCGCGAGCTGCCGCCCAAGCAGTCCTGGGCCGTCGTGGAGCACCGGGAGCTGCCACTCTCCTTCCGCCGCGAGGAGGAGGGCCGGGTCGCCGTGGTGGGCACGGAGGAGCTGTCCCTGGAGGTGCGGCTCGCCCAGGGCACCTGGCGCCTGCTCGACGCCTCCGGCCGGGAAATCACCCGGTGCGAGGGCTTCTCCGGTGAGGCGATGACGGACTACCCCGTGACGCGCTTCCGCTCGAGGATTTCCCTGCACTCCCCGCCGGACGAGGCCTGGCTGGGCTTCGGCGAGAAGGTCGGGGCGCTCGACAAGCGCGGCATGCACTTCGTCTTCTGGAACACGGACGTGGTGCCGCACCACCCGGACACGGATCCGCTCTACCAGTCCATTCCCTTCAGCCTCGGCCTGCGGGACGGGGTCGCCTGGGGCTTCTTCCTCGACGAGTCGTGGCGGATGGAGGTGGACGTGGCGTCCGAGGACCGCTCGCGCGTGCGGTGGGAGTCCACCGGGCCCGAGCTGGACACCTACCTCTTCGCCGGACCCATGCCCGCGGACGTGGTGCGGCGCTACACCGCCCTCACCGGACGCCCGCCGCTCCCTCCGCTGTGGAGCCTGGGCGCGCAGCAGTCCCGCTGGGGCTACGAGAACGCGGAGGAGATCCGCTCCGTCATTCACGGCTACCGGACCCGGAAGCTCCCGCTGGACTGCGTGTACCTCGATATCGACTACATGGAGGGCTACAAGGTCTGGACGTGGGACCGTACGCGCTACCCGAATCCGGCGGGGCTCGCGAGCGAGGCGGCCTCGCACGGCGTGCGGCTGGTCACCATCATCGACCCCGGGGTGAAGGCCGAGCCCGGCTACCCCGTCTACGACGAGGCGCTCGCGGGGGACTACCTGGTGCGCAACGATCGGGGCAACGTGCTGCTCGGCGAGGTCTGGCCGAAGCCCGCCACCTTCCCGGACTTCACGCGCGAGCCGGTGCGCAAGTGGTGGGGCCAGCAGCACCGGGGCTTCGTGGAGGCGGGCATCGCCGGCTTCTGGAACGACATGAACGAGCCGGCCTGCTTCCGCCTCATCAACGGCCAGGAGACCTTCTCCATCATCTCGGCGCCCGCGACGGACATGGGCAAGGTGGAAGGGCCCACGCTGCCGCACGACGCGCGGCATGGCGACAAGCGCCACCTCGAGGTGCACAACGTGTACGCGCTCGGCATGGCCCGGGCGGCGTTCGAGGGGCTGCGTGAGCTCGCACCGGAGCGGCGGCCCTTCATCCTGACGCGGGCGGGCTTCGCGGGCATCCAGCGCTACTCCGCGGTGTGGACGGGAGACAACTCCAGCTACTGGTCCCACCTGGAGCTGTCCATCTCCATGCTGCTGGGCCTGGGGCTGTCCGGCGTCTCCTTCGCGGGCTCGGACGTGCCCGGCTTCATGGGGCGCGCGACCGGGGAGATGCTCGTGCGCTGGACGCAGCTCGGCGTCTTCTACCCGCTGCTGCGCAACCACTCCGCCAAGGGCACTCCGTTCCAGGAGCCCTGGCGCTTCGGCGAGCCCTACCTGTCCCTCACCCGCGAGTGGCTCGAGCGGCGCTACCGGCTGCTGCCCACGCTCTACACGCTCATGCACGAGTCCTCGCAGGAGGGCCTGCCCGCGCTGCGCCCGCTCGTCATGTACGCGCCGGGGGACGCGGAGGCGCTGCGCATGGACGACGCGTTCCTGTTCGGCAAGGACCTGCTCGTGGCCCCCGTGGTGCGCCAGGCCCGCACGCGGCGGCATGCGTACCTGCCCGAGGGCCGGTGGCTGCCCTTCTCCGACTTCGGGCAGTCGGGAGAGGCCGTCGAGGGACGGCAGCATGTGCTCGCCGAGGCGCCACTGGGCACGGTGCCCATGTGGCTGCGAGCCGGTGGCGCGCTGGCCCTCACCGAGCCCGCGCTGCACACCACCTCGGCCAACTGGGCGCGCCTCACCTGGCACATCCACGCGGCGCCCCGGGTGGAGGCACGCCTGTACGAGGACGCGGGCGACGGCTACGGCGCATCGCGGCTCACCCGGCTGAGCGGTGAATGGGCGGGAGACCGCTTCGTGCTCGAGCGGAGCACGGAGGGCGAGCTGCCCCTGGCTCGCGAGACGGAGACGCTGTGCGTGTACGCCCTGTCCACGCCACGCGAGGTGCTCGGCGCGCGGGAGTACCGCTTCGAGGACGGCGTGCTCCTGCTGGAGGTGGAGGCGGGGTGGAGCCGGGTGGAGGTCCGGCTCTAATCCTCCTCAGGGCAGATACTCCCTCTCCCGAAGGGAGAGGGGAAATGGCCGCGGTTGTCAGCTCCTGTTCCCAGGACCCGGTGCTACCTGCTGCCTGCTACCACTTGCCCTGCCTGTTCATACGGCCCAGCTTCTGGGACAACTCCTTGAGCTTCTGCTCGGGCTTGCCCCTCCCGGACAGCACCGCGTGCACGGCGTTGCGGAACTCGGCGCTCACCCGGCTGTACTTGCTGCCCGTCACTTTCGCCGGACGCGCCACCGCGTTGGTGAAGGTGTCCAGCAGGGTGCCAAAGAACGGGTTGGCCTCGAGCACCTCCTTGTCCTTGTAGAGGCTCACGATGGTGGGGTTGAAGGAGCCGAGGATGGCGCGGCGCTTCTGCTCCTCGGCGCTCGTGAGGTACTTCACCAGGTCCGCGGCGATGGCGGGGTGCTTGGAGTACTTCGACACCGCGAGCTGCCAGCCACCCAGCGTCCCCGTGGACTTGCCGTCCGCGCCGCCCTTGGGCAGGGCCACCACCGCCACCTTGCCCTTCACCGGGCTGTCCGGCGCGTTGGCCAGCGCCCACGCATACGGCCAGTTGCGCATGAACACCGCGTTGCCCGACTGGAAGACGCCGCGCGCGCCCTCTTCCTCGTAGTTGAGCACTCCCGCCGGCGAGATGGTGTTGATCCACGAGGCCGCCGTCTTCAGCGCCTCCACCGCCTTGGGGTTGTCGATGGTGACCTTGCCATCCTCCCCGATGATGCTGCCGCCGCCGAAGGAGTCGATCCACTCCAACGCGTTGCAGGTCAGGGTCTCGGCCGCCTTGGCCTCGAAGACGTAGCCCACCATCTTCGCGTTGCCTGCCTTGCGCTCGGCGTCCTGCACCGCCTTGGCCACCGTGGTCAATTCCTGCCAGGTGGTGGGCACCTTCTGGCCGTGCTTCTCGAGGAGATCCTTGCGGTAGTACAGCACGCCCGCGTCGGTGAACCATGGCATCGCCACGAGCTTTCCATCCACCGTGTTGTTCTGCACGATGGCGGGAAAGTGTTGCTTCACCACGTCCTCGGGGATGTATGGCTTCAAGTCGATGAAGTGGTTGCCGAGGATGCCGGGCCAGACGATGTCCACCCGGTAGATGTCGACGTCGGTCGACCCCGCGGCGAGCTGCTGCTGCATCACCGTGAGCTGCTCGCTGGCGTCCGTGGAGCCGCTGACCAGCTTGATTTCATGACCGTTCTTCTTGGCCCAGGCCTCCGCGCCCTGCTTGCAGAGCTCGAACTCCTTACCCACGGTTCCACAGGAGATGGCGACCGTCTCCGCGGCGGCCAGGGTCGGGACGAACAGGGTGGTGGCGACGCTCATCGCCATCAGCACATGACGCATTTGGATTTGCCTCCTAGGGGGGTAGGGCGCAACGTGCGGAAGCATCCCTGACTTCCGGGTCAATTCCAACAGAATCGGTGTCAGGCGTCCGTCCCGGTGGTGCTCGTTTGATGCCGTGCGTCATCGCGCCAGAATGAAAGAGGCTGCCCACCAGGAGGGTAGGCAGCCTCGCGCGGAAGAACCGGAGGGTTCGGCCTACCAGTTGTTGCCGCCGCCGTTCACGAGGGTGAAGCCACCATTGCTCTGGTTGACGACCTTTCCACTGGGGGCGTTGTTCACCGTCACGTCGGTGAAGGTGCCGCTGCCCCTGGCGGTGGACAGGATCTGGATGCCGTAGGTCGTGGGGTTGGAGATGGTGATGTTCTGGAAGGAGACGTTGGTGAAGACGCCCCCGTTGTTGCTCTGGATGCTGATGCCCTGGTAGGTCGGATCGATGATGTCGACGTTCCTGACCGTGATTCCGTTGGTCGGGTTCATGTCGGCGCGCAGCCAGATGGAGCCGAACTGCTGCCCGCCCCAGTAGGTGCCACCCGTCCGGACGAGCGTCAGGCCATCGACCGTCGCGGACTGCATGGGATAGGGCTGGAACTCGGAGCTGAGGGTCAGACCGGGATAGGTCAGGGTGTCATAGGCGATGCTGTTCTCGATGCGATTGCCCGTGCCGCCGTAGATGGCGAAGCCCGCGGCGCGCCAGGTGATCTGCACGGTGCAGTTGCGGATGACGTTGTTGGTGGCCGGGTAGGGGTAGAGGTCGGTCGCGGACCAGATGGCGAAGGCGTCGTCGCCGGTGTTCCGGGCGTGGGAGTTCTCGACCACGCTGTCCCGGGTGCCGTTGCAGAGGTTGACGGCGTCCGCGCCGGTGTTGCGGAAGCGCACGTTGCTGATGCGCAGGTTCGTCGACTCGGCGTTGCCTCCGACCCAGTAGCCGCACTGGACGTGCTCGACCCACATGTTCTCGATGACCGTGTTCTTGAAGGCCGAGTTCACCCAGGCCTTGCCGCCCTGGGTGCGCAGACCGTCGGTGTTGCCGAAGATGGCGAAGTCCCGGAACTGCGCGCCGTCACCGGTGATGATGAAGCCCGTCTGACCCCAGCCCGGGTCCTCCGCCAGGCTGGCGTTGTAGAGCCGGGTGTACCAGATGCCCGCGCCCTGGATGGGGATGCCCTTGACCTGGTACTTGTTGGTCTGGTCGAAGACGCCCGGCGGGAAGTAGACGCCCTTGTACTGCCCGGCCATGGCCGCCCAGATGGCCTGATTGATGGCGTTGTCGTCGGAGATGCCATCGTTGGGCACGGCGGGCGCCCATCCGTGCCCGGGCTCCGTGATGTCGATGTAGCCGGCGGGCTTCGCGATGGGGGGACCGACGAGCTCGAGGTCGATGAAGTCGATGGCGTAGTACGCGGCGGTGTCGCCCGAGTCCTTCTGCAGGCGGACGGTGGCGCCAGCGGGGATGGTGGTGCTCAGCAGCTTGCTGGCCTCGTCGTAGATGCGCCGGGGGGCGCCGCCCGAGGGGCTGTTGGTCTGGGTGTCATCACCGCCGTAGATCCACGCCTCCTTGGAGGAGAGGGTGAGCGTGGTGAGCTTGCTGCCATTGACGTAGAGGCTCAGCGTCGCCGTGATGCCGCCGCCGCCGGGCGCGTCGGGGATGCTGTTGCGGACGACGATGGCGTTGGCGACCGCGGTGGTGGTCCACTGCACGTAGTGGCCGGTCGCGCTGAGCACGACCGCCTTGCGGCCGGAGGCCTCGCCAGGAATGGTGCCGAGCGCGCGGCTGGGGCCCTGGACCTGGGCGTTGGTCGTCCCGTTCTCGGCCTCGTACTCGATCCACGGCACGTTGGCGCCGCGGCCGACATGGAAGCTCGAGGCGGAGGTGTTGTTGCCCTCCACGGCCTCGGAGATGGCGTTGGCGGGGTCGACGGTCGCGAGCAGGGTGTGGTTGCCGTTGGTGGCCGTCCAGGTGCCGCTCAGTGCGACGACGGAGGTCGCGCCCGCGGCGATGGCCGAGGTGGAGACGCCGTTGAGGGTCGTCGTACCATCGATGACCAGCTTCACTGCGGCGGCGCTACTGGTCGCATCGAGGCCCTGGTTGGCGAGGGTCACCAGGAAGTTGACCGGGGCGCCAGCGGCGGGGGTGTTCGGGCTCCAGGAGATGCCCCGGACGACCAGGTCCGGACCGGGGAGCTGCGTCACCGTGATGTTCTTGGTGTAGCCGTTGTTGCTGTCGTTGAGCTCGGCGATGGCGTTGTCCGGGTCCACGAGGGCGGTGATCGCATACGTGCCGTTGGCGCTGGACCAGGCGGCATTGGCCGTCAGGGTCGCGCTCGCACCGGCCGCGATGGAGGTCGTGGGGGTCGCGGTAGCGATCTCCTGGTTGTTGACGCGGAAGGAGACCTTGTGGACGCCGCTCGGGCTCGCGGCGGTGCCGTTGTTCTTGACGACGGCCTCGAGGGTGATGGCCTCGCCCTCCCGCGGAGGATTGTGGGCCGCGGTCCACTGGATGTCGGTCACGAGCAGGTCGGCCTTCTTCACGGTCGAAGGGGCGACGGTGATGAAGTCCAGGTTGATGTTCGCGCCATCCCCGGCGTCGTACTGGTAGGTCACCTGATTGCCGCCCGCATTCAGATAGAAGGTCTCGGCCTTGTTGGCCCAGGTGTCCCAGTTGCCGGTCGTGGGCAGGGCGCTCTGCACCAGGCGCGTGCCATTCACGTAGACGGAGATGTTGGAATCCGCGAAGCCGTTGCCGTAGCGCAGGCTCACGTCATACCAGCCAGCGCTCGCCACGGAGACGTTGAAGCGGGTGCTCGCCCCCTGGGTCCAGTAGCCCTCCACGAAGCCCGAGCCGCTGTAGTTGGCGTGGTTGGTGGTCACCGCCGCGCCGCCGCTCAGGGTCGCGGACTCCGCCTCGTATTTGTTGCCGCCCGTGCTCGCCGAGTACGTGGCGGTGAGGGTCGCAGCCGCCGAGCCCATGGTGTACGTGGTCGAGGCCGCGTAGATGTTGCCGAAGCTCGAGGCGACCCCGCCCGTCCAGGAATTGAAGACCTGACCCGCGGGTGCGGCGTTGGCCGCGATGTTCACGACCGTGCCGGCCGCGTAGGAGCCGCTTCCCGTGCCGCCGTTGACGGTCAGGGCATAGGTCGCCGTTCCGCCGGACGGCGTTCCGAAAATCTGGAGCTCGGCGACCTGCGCGCCCGGGGCGCCACTGTTCGAGGCGAACTGGAGCCGGAGCTCGC contains:
- a CDS encoding glycoside hydrolase family 31 protein — its product is MSFDDISIESARITFWGSRTALEVRSPLPGVLRLRHLPSLGHRELGPRELPPKQSWAVVEHRELPLSFRREEEGRVAVVGTEELSLEVRLAQGTWRLLDASGREITRCEGFSGEAMTDYPVTRFRSRISLHSPPDEAWLGFGEKVGALDKRGMHFVFWNTDVVPHHPDTDPLYQSIPFSLGLRDGVAWGFFLDESWRMEVDVASEDRSRVRWESTGPELDTYLFAGPMPADVVRRYTALTGRPPLPPLWSLGAQQSRWGYENAEEIRSVIHGYRTRKLPLDCVYLDIDYMEGYKVWTWDRTRYPNPAGLASEAASHGVRLVTIIDPGVKAEPGYPVYDEALAGDYLVRNDRGNVLLGEVWPKPATFPDFTREPVRKWWGQQHRGFVEAGIAGFWNDMNEPACFRLINGQETFSIISAPATDMGKVEGPTLPHDARHGDKRHLEVHNVYALGMARAAFEGLRELAPERRPFILTRAGFAGIQRYSAVWTGDNSSYWSHLELSISMLLGLGLSGVSFAGSDVPGFMGRATGEMLVRWTQLGVFYPLLRNHSAKGTPFQEPWRFGEPYLSLTREWLERRYRLLPTLYTLMHESSQEGLPALRPLVMYAPGDAEALRMDDAFLFGKDLLVAPVVRQARTRRHAYLPEGRWLPFSDFGQSGEAVEGRQHVLAEAPLGTVPMWLRAGGALALTEPALHTTSANWARLTWHIHAAPRVEARLYEDAGDGYGASRLTRLSGEWAGDRFVLERSTEGELPLARETETLCVYALSTPREVLGAREYRFEDGVLLLEVEAGWSRVEVRL
- a CDS encoding ABC transporter substrate-binding protein, with the protein product MRHVLMAMSVATTLFVPTLAAAETVAISCGTVGKEFELCKQGAEAWAKKNGHEIKLVSGSTDASEQLTVMQQQLAAGSTDVDIYRVDIVWPGILGNHFIDLKPYIPEDVVKQHFPAIVQNNTVDGKLVAMPWFTDAGVLYYRKDLLEKHGQKVPTTWQELTTVAKAVQDAERKAGNAKMVGYVFEAKAAETLTCNALEWIDSFGGGSIIGEDGKVTIDNPKAVEALKTAASWINTISPAGVLNYEEEGARGVFQSGNAVFMRNWPYAWALANAPDSPVKGKVAVVALPKGGADGKSTGTLGGWQLAVSKYSKHPAIAADLVKYLTSAEEQKRRAILGSFNPTIVSLYKDKEVLEANPFFGTLLDTFTNAVARPAKVTGSKYSRVSAEFRNAVHAVLSGRGKPEQKLKELSQKLGRMNRQGKW
- a CDS encoding energy transducer TonB, which codes for MPRSLPWSAPRVLVSLLLGVCAPSTVHAGEPVCTTGPSAYEVREQQRAMKEIRQKAEFLCRHQLLPWPVLSRLPKAASPSEFIRQEDLDFVQRHPPRVPLTELDTHGLHKVLAHFAQCQVSVWRQGQRATASIRESRPRWEDPSLLTPEVIAPQTPTRRMAALVRWTLRHPDTVTREYELAFQLTPAGWRAAYLLPEEEERRTHPIDVSRCSAQREGMAGRPFEQDMTPPRLLSGAMPPWTREAVEARIQGLFTARCRLTREGEPRECCVLKSLPFMDEAILRALSKMRFTPVEQQGQPIEVTYDFKFRMMQFRTDPCESPVPPYIELAVPAASNARP
- a CDS encoding CARDB domain-containing protein is translated as MRNRNTLVWTRARSAALLALQMLISACGAQPPVPAEDPGVVASAVDQNVALGKSITASSYTQVYAATNANDGNRSTYWEGAPNAYPNTLTVNLGGNHNISSVVVQLNPDSIWGTRTQNFTVLGHNASTSTFSTLVAAATYTFNPATGNQVTIPLTATVSELRLQFASNSGAPGAQVAELQIFGTPSGGTATYALTVNGGTGSGSYAAGTVVNIAANAAPAGQVFNSWTGGVASSFGNIYAASTTYTMGSAAATLTATYSASTGGNKYEAESATLSGGAAVTTNHANYSGSGFVEGYWTQGASTRFNVSVASAGWYDVSLRYGNGFADSNISVYVNGTRLVQSALPTTGNWDTWANKAETFYLNAGGNQVTYQYDAGDGANINLDFITVAPSTVKKADLLVTDIQWTAAHNPPREGEAITLEAVVKNNGTAASPSGVHKVSFRVNNQEIATATPTTSIAAGASATLTANAAWSSANGTYAITALVDPDNAIAELNDSNNGYTKNITVTQLPGPDLVVRGISWSPNTPAAGAPVNFLVTLANQGLDATSSAAAVKLVIDGTTTLNGVSTSAIAAGATSVVALSGTWTATNGNHTLLATVDPANAISEAVEGNNTSASSFHVGRGANVPWIEYEAENGTTNAQVQGPSRALGTIPGEASGRKAVVLSATGHYVQWTTTAVANAIVVRNSIPDAPGGGGITATLSLYVNGSKLTTLTLSSKEAWIYGGDDTQTNSPSGGAPRRIYDEASKLLSTTIPAGATVRLQKDSGDTAAYYAIDFIDLELVGPPIAKPAGYIDITEPGHGWAPAVPNDGISDDNAINQAIWAAMAGQYKGVYFPPGVFDQTNKYQVKGIPIQGAGIWYTRLYNASLAEDPGWGQTGFIITGDGAQFRDFAIFGNTDGLRTQGGKAWVNSAFKNTVIENMWVEHVQCGYWVGGNAESTNLRISNVRFRNTGADAVNLCNGTRDSVVENSHARNTGDDAFAIWSATDLYPYPATNNVIRNCTVQITWRAAGFAIYGGTGNRIENSIAYDTLTYPGLTLSSEFQPYPMQSATVDGLTLVRTGGTYWGGQQFGSIWLRADMNPTNGITVRNVDIIDPTYQGISIQSNNGGVFTNVSFQNITISNPTTYGIQILSTARGSGTFTDVTVNNAPSGKVVNQSNGGFTLVNGGGNNW